The following are encoded in a window of Francisella tularensis subsp. tularensis genomic DNA:
- a CDS encoding PilN domain-containing protein, whose amino-acid sequence MKDLNFIRGRWRKKQLTYLGIDLGFMALVAFISMFVLSIIFSWSSEEDMKVENYIQTQITKLNSQVAEYAAVKTQRDKLLDMSTDLANIKASQYYILLGIEKISRAITDQLYITNINYVYSSDTLILTGEVKDLKLLSIFMKNLEIEFRVKKVELKNLGSEKNGQRSFSLEFKFGEGNAFKGESVKW is encoded by the coding sequence ATGAAAGATCTTAATTTTATACGCGGTAGATGGCGAAAAAAACAACTAACATACCTTGGCATAGATCTTGGCTTTATGGCTTTAGTTGCTTTTATATCAATGTTTGTTTTGTCGATAATATTTTCTTGGTCTAGTGAAGAGGATATGAAGGTTGAAAATTATATACAAACGCAAATCACTAAACTTAATAGTCAAGTAGCTGAGTACGCAGCAGTCAAAACGCAAAGAGACAAGCTATTGGATATGTCAACAGACTTGGCAAATATTAAAGCTAGTCAGTACTATATCTTACTAGGCATAGAAAAAATTTCACGCGCGATTACGGATCAGCTTTATATCACGAATATTAACTATGTATATAGTTCTGATACGCTGATTCTTACTGGAGAAGTTAAAGATTTAAAACTTCTTTCAATATTTATGAAGAATCTAGAAATAGAATTTAGAGTAAAAAAAGTCGAACTTAAAAATTTAGGTTCAGAGAAAAATGGTCAAAGAAGTTTCTCTTTAGAATTTAAATTTGGAGAGGGTAACGCATTTAAGGGAGAGAGTGTTAAATGGTAG
- the aroK gene encoding shikimate kinase AroK: protein MIRTKNIFLIGPVGAGKSTIGKQLAKQLKLEFIDSDDVIEKKCGVDINWIFDLEGEEGFRKREREVIAEILAEKQNIVLATGGGAILDPETRSLLSSRGKVVYLEATIEQQLERTSKDTKRPLLRVDDKRPVLEQLMAEREPLYRSIADVVVETNGATVKNIVNKISTFLVEETIL, encoded by the coding sequence ATGATAAGAACAAAAAATATTTTCTTAATTGGTCCAGTTGGTGCTGGAAAATCTACTATTGGTAAGCAGTTAGCAAAACAGTTAAAGTTAGAATTTATCGATTCTGATGATGTTATTGAAAAAAAATGCGGCGTTGATATTAACTGGATCTTTGATCTAGAAGGTGAAGAAGGTTTTAGAAAGCGTGAAAGAGAAGTAATTGCTGAGATTTTAGCTGAAAAACAAAATATAGTTTTAGCTACCGGTGGTGGTGCTATACTTGATCCAGAAACTAGATCACTACTGTCATCACGAGGTAAGGTTGTCTACCTTGAGGCAACAATTGAGCAACAGCTTGAGAGAACTTCTAAAGATACTAAAAGACCATTATTAAGAGTTGATGATAAAAGACCAGTTCTTGAGCAGTTAATGGCTGAAAGAGAGCCATTATATAGAAGTATCGCTGATGTGGTTGTGGAAACTAATGGTGCAACAGTTAAAAATATTGTGAATAAAATATCGACATTTTTAGTAGAAGAAACTATCCTGTGA
- a CDS encoding type IV pilus secretin PilQ family protein — MFFAKKKLLVVLTILGGILGYDVSVADTKESQVSNQPQTSEQPVAKIVGREENKDKVTDKHIKDLEFHRSLNGSAVFEVAFEENISNFSGYKTKLSQDGYTLTITFNDTTISDKWVSNIDTKVFNTIVDSIKIFKEGESVVFVIHSLDRISLSDFKEGNIFKFKIDRRNSRVEGFNVNEPISISFKDAPVQTVLQVLSEFAGLNLVVSSSVRGNISIDLKNVPWNEVMNIVLVSKGLATKKMSSILYVATAAEIAAQEQLELQTKRSLENNATLVTEFIPLNYTTAQAAQTVITSMAKQNGGIMSPRGSITADARTNTLIVTDTKEKLQRIKEVVNEIDIPNDQVLIEARIVEVLRTSALELGFNYGVVDPSGRVNIGLDTFNSNPNPAPGPTPTPVDTFVGTTAKLAYTIAGGVRLEMEVRALESESLAEEVASPHLVVANNQVAFIKDGEDVPYNQATASGAAAVAFQEAVLELQVTPQIAPDGNIIMDILVTKNSVGASPGKTPQGGDLPPIIKKREITTKVMTKDGDTVVIGGIYQKTQKEERNKIPFLGDIPYLGYLFSYTKITDQDSELLIFITPKIIESRVQK; from the coding sequence ATGTTTTTTGCAAAAAAGAAGTTATTAGTTGTTCTAACAATATTGGGTGGTATTCTAGGTTATGATGTCTCGGTAGCTGATACTAAAGAATCTCAAGTATCTAATCAGCCGCAAACTTCAGAGCAGCCTGTAGCCAAAATTGTTGGTCGAGAGGAAAATAAAGATAAAGTTACTGATAAACATATCAAAGATCTTGAATTTCATCGTAGTTTAAATGGTAGTGCTGTTTTTGAAGTTGCTTTTGAGGAGAATATAAGTAATTTTTCGGGCTATAAAACTAAGCTGTCACAAGATGGCTATACACTGACAATAACTTTTAATGATACCACTATATCGGATAAGTGGGTTAGTAATATTGATACTAAAGTTTTTAACACTATAGTTGATTCGATCAAGATTTTTAAAGAAGGTGAAAGTGTCGTTTTTGTAATTCATTCTCTTGATAGAATTTCTCTAAGTGACTTCAAAGAAGGTAATATATTTAAGTTTAAAATTGATAGACGCAACAGCCGTGTTGAAGGATTTAATGTTAATGAGCCAATTTCAATATCTTTCAAAGATGCTCCAGTGCAGACTGTATTACAGGTGTTATCTGAATTTGCTGGTCTAAATCTAGTGGTTAGTAGTAGTGTGCGTGGTAATATTTCTATTGATCTAAAAAATGTGCCTTGGAATGAGGTGATGAATATTGTATTAGTCAGTAAAGGTCTAGCTACAAAAAAAATGAGTAGTATATTATATGTAGCTACTGCCGCTGAAATTGCAGCTCAAGAGCAGTTAGAGTTACAAACAAAACGTTCATTGGAAAATAATGCTACCTTGGTGACAGAATTTATACCATTAAACTATACTACTGCTCAGGCTGCACAAACGGTTATTACTTCAATGGCAAAACAAAATGGTGGTATTATGTCACCCCGAGGTAGTATTACTGCGGATGCACGTACAAATACTTTAATAGTAACAGATACCAAAGAAAAATTGCAGCGTATCAAAGAGGTTGTTAATGAGATTGATATTCCAAATGATCAAGTTTTGATAGAAGCTAGAATAGTCGAAGTACTTAGAACAAGTGCACTTGAACTTGGCTTTAACTATGGTGTTGTTGATCCTTCTGGTAGAGTTAACATAGGTCTAGATACTTTTAATAGTAATCCTAATCCTGCTCCAGGACCAACTCCAACCCCAGTAGATACTTTTGTTGGGACAACAGCAAAGCTAGCGTATACTATAGCTGGAGGAGTAAGGCTTGAGATGGAAGTCAGAGCTCTTGAGAGTGAGTCACTAGCAGAAGAAGTGGCATCTCCACACCTAGTAGTTGCAAATAACCAAGTAGCATTTATCAAAGATGGTGAAGATGTACCATATAACCAAGCAACAGCTTCTGGTGCCGCAGCTGTTGCTTTCCAAGAGGCGGTTTTAGAATTACAAGTTACGCCACAAATTGCTCCTGATGGTAATATTATTATGGATATTCTTGTTACTAAAAACTCAGTAGGAGCTTCTCCTGGTAAAACCCCACAAGGAGGTGATTTGCCACCAATTATCAAAAAGAGAGAGATAACCACCAAAGTTATGACCAAAGATGGTGATACTGTCGTAATTGGTGGGATATACCAAAAAACCCAAAAAGAAGAGCGTAATAAAATCCCATTCTTAGGTGATATTCCTTATTTGGGTTATCTATTTAGTTATACGAAAATTACTGATCAGGATTCTGAGTTGTTAATTTTTATAACTCCAAAAATCATTGAGTCAAGAGTCCAAAAATGA
- a CDS encoding type 4a pilus biogenesis protein PilO: protein MVDKIQSFLSSKHINKIINAPIKIRLPIMIAVFGLFIFVFYGLLVSPVLSKANQVQNHIQSMEAQIPRLVKKEKDLAALKEQVKMLEQHNTEERFSIPERHSIPIFLSALNEAISSSGITIIDLSPAGVEKNKYLDLYALDFKAKLSGNFSQLIKLFVVLIDMKDIAVITNINIKKESDDKLVTELNLQTYSRQGVGV from the coding sequence ATGGTAGATAAAATCCAGAGCTTTTTATCTAGTAAGCACATCAATAAGATTATAAATGCACCCATAAAGATTAGACTACCAATAATGATTGCGGTATTTGGATTATTTATATTTGTTTTTTATGGGCTATTAGTAAGCCCTGTTCTTTCAAAAGCCAATCAAGTTCAAAATCATATTCAGTCAATGGAAGCACAGATCCCAAGACTTGTAAAAAAAGAAAAAGATTTAGCAGCATTAAAAGAACAAGTTAAAATGCTAGAGCAGCATAACACTGAAGAGAGATTTAGTATTCCTGAGCGCCACTCGATACCTATATTCCTATCAGCTCTTAATGAAGCTATTAGTAGTTCAGGTATAACGATTATAGACTTATCGCCAGCTGGCGTTGAAAAAAATAAATATTTAGACTTATATGCTTTAGATTTTAAAGCGAAATTATCTGGTAACTTCTCGCAATTAATCAAGCTTTTCGTTGTTTTAATTGATATGAAAGATATTGCTGTTATCACCAATATAAATATTAAAAAAGAGTCTGATGATAAATTAGTTACAGAACTAAACTTACAGACCTATTCGCGTCAAGGAGTGGGGGTTTAG
- a CDS encoding pilus assembly protein PilP, with protein sequence MIKNKKFKKIFFIILIGSYNLAFASYESRINEVNQLIQANMKSVKSTEKLDIPEYKGDTLTFERLSKIRNVFNMDHYLPFEKKAPIIRSQQNKNIVKLKPIVITPELQKIMDAKATSLQRYPLDSFKFKGVVYQNNQKWGVVENSMENKPMYLKKGELVGQNYGQVEDVTKEGIVIDEWKKDDLKRVWEKIQTVIH encoded by the coding sequence ATGATAAAAAACAAAAAGTTTAAAAAAATATTTTTTATAATTTTAATTGGTAGTTATAATTTAGCTTTTGCTAGTTATGAGTCAAGAATAAATGAGGTAAATCAGTTGATTCAAGCAAATATGAAAAGTGTCAAAAGTACAGAAAAGCTTGATATTCCTGAGTATAAGGGTGATACATTAACTTTTGAAAGATTATCAAAAATCCGTAACGTTTTTAATATGGATCACTATCTACCATTTGAAAAGAAAGCGCCAATTATTAGATCACAACAAAATAAAAATATTGTTAAGTTAAAACCAATAGTGATTACACCAGAGCTACAAAAGATTATGGACGCTAAAGCTACTAGTTTACAGCGTTATCCATTGGATTCTTTTAAGTTCAAGGGGGTGGTATATCAAAATAATCAAAAATGGGGTGTTGTTGAAAACTCAATGGAAAATAAACCAATGTATCTGAAAAAAGGTGAGCTAGTAGGCCAAAATTATGGTCAGGTAGAAGATGTAACCAAAGAAGGTATTGTTATTGATGAGTGGAAGAAGGATGACCTCAAGAGAGTCTGGGAAAAGATTCAAACTGTTATACATTAG